The Hippea alviniae EP5-r region TGTAAACTCTCTCTTTTGTGATGAGTTTTGGAACTTCTCTTAATGGGACATGCGTTGTTACAAGGGCAATTCTGAAACGCTTTGCAGCAAGCATCATAACATACTCTTTTACTCCGGTAAGCTCTGCTAAAATCTCTGTATGGCCTGCATACTTATGCCCGGCTAAATTAACTGCTTCTTTGCTGAAAGGCGCCGTTATAATGGCACTTACATAATCGTTCTTTGTTGCTTCAACGCCTGCGACGAAGCTTTTAAATGCTATATCTCCACAGGCCGCACTGATTTGGCCAACCTTTAGTTCATCGATGTCAAACTTGTCCACTTCAACGATATTAATCTCTCCATCTTTGTAAGAGTTTTGAATAGACTCTGCATCCTTTATGGAGTTTATCTGCATAGCAAGGTTGAACTTTTCAAGGTAATACTCAAAAACTGCGCTTGAGCCAAAAATGACGAGTTTGTGTTTAGAGCTTGGTTCGTATATTAAGTGCTTTAAAATCACCTCAGGGCCTATGCCCGCAGGGTCTCCCATACT contains the following coding sequences:
- the pdxA gene encoding 4-hydroxythreonine-4-phosphate dehydrogenase PdxA; translated protein: MNKPLLGVSMGDPAGIGPEVILKHLIYEPSSKHKLVIFGSSAVFEYYLEKFNLAMQINSIKDAESIQNSYKDGEINIVEVDKFDIDELKVGQISAACGDIAFKSFVAGVEATKNDYVSAIITAPFSKEAVNLAGHKYAGHTEILAELTGVKEYVMMLAAKRFRIALVTTHVPLREVPKLITKERVYKTIKIVNDDLKKWYGMPKPRIAVASLNPHNSEGGLLGDEEEKEIIPAIRQAQSEGIDVEGTFSADTIFVKDRRSDYDCFISMYHDQGLSVLKALYFDTSVNITLGIPIIRTSPDHGTAFDIAGRFIASHRSFSEAVNQAYRMARWKQRNSSGNTS